The window CACCTATGCCGCCGACCCCGGCCACACGATGGTCGTGTGGGAGGTCGATCATTTCGGCTTCAGCAAATACACCGGCCTCTTCGGCGACGTCACCGGCACGCTGGTGATCGATCCCGCCAATCCCGCGGCGTCGAAGGTCGAGGTGACCATCCCCGTCGCCAAGGTCACCACCGCCAGCGCCGGCCTCACCGGCCACCTGCTGCGCGCGGGCAAGGACGGCGGCAAGCCCGACTTCTTCGGCGCCGCCCCCGCCGACGCCAAATTCGTCTCGACCCGCGTCGTCCTCGACGACGACGGCGACGAGGCCAAGGTCACCGGCAACCTCACCCTTAACGGCGTGACCAAGCCCGTGACCCTCGACGTCGATTTCCACGGCGCCGGCACCAACCCGTATAACAAAAAGGCCACCGTCGGCTTCAACGCCGAGGCGACGATCAAGCGCAGCGACTTCGGCATCGCCTTCGGCATCCCCGCGGTCAGCGATGCGGTCGACCTCGAAATCCACGCGGCGTTCGAGAAACAGTAAACACCCTCGTCATTGCGAGGAGCGAAGCGACGCGGCAATCCAGAGCGTGCGTAAGCCGCCCTGGATTGCTTCGCTTCGCTCGCAATGACAACGGGATATGGTTCATCGCCCATCCATCCCCCACCCCTTAACCTCCCGCCACCAAGAGGGAGGATCATCATGCGCAAGGCCCTGCTGCTCGCCGCCATTCTCGCCGCGTCCCCCGCGCTGGCGCAGACCAATCCGCTGATCGACTATCCCGGCTTCCAGGCGCTCACCGCCGAAGTCGGGCCGCAGCGCGCCGAACGCCTGCTCCCCTTCGCCGCATTCAAGGCCGAGGCCGCGAAGTCCGAAGTCCTGCTCCTCGATGCCCGCTCGAAGGATGCCTTCGCGCGCGGCCATATCGCGGGCGCGGTCAACCTGCCCTTCACCGATTTCACCGCCGACAGCCTCGCGGCGGTCGTCGGCGCCAATCCGGACCGCCCCATCCTCATCTATTGCAACAATAATTTCTCGAACAACCGCGCCCCGGTGCCGACCAAGGCGCGCCCGCTGGCGCTCAACATCCAGACCTTCATCAACCTCGTCGGCTATGGCTATGCCAATGTCTGGGAACTCGGCGACGTCGTCGACTTCGACGATCCCGCGGTCGGCTGGGTGAAGGGCTAGCTCCGCCCCCCAATCTGTCACACGCGCCCGCTATGCCCGGACGCGGGGCCATCCCCGCCCCGCCCCATTGCGCAAGGAGCGTATGTGATGAGCGAACTGGTACGCGAAATCGTCGAAGTGAACGCCTTCATCGAAGGCGATGAGGACAATCCGCTGCTCACCGTCGAGGCCGAGGGTCTGGCCGCGACGACCGGCTGGACCGCCGTCCGGCTCGACGCGCATGTCTATATCACCCCGCCCGAGGACGGCTATCAGGACTTCGACCTCGTCGGCGATCGTCCTGCGGAAACGTCGGCCGACGCCCTCACCCCGGTCGAGGCCGCGTGGGAAGGCCCGCTCGACGACTGGGTCGTCGGCGTCCGCGTCCACGCCATCGACAATCTGGTCGAGGACGAGATTTTCGAATTCGAGGAAGAGGATGACGCCGACAGCGAGGCCGCCTGACGCCCGCCGCCGCCGCATCCCCCCTGCGCCGGACCGCGAACGCCGTATCGCGGTCCGGCGACATTTTGCGCCCCTCCCCCTTGCCAAGCGCGACATTTTGCATCATTGGGTCGCCCATGCGCGGCAACGCCCTCCTTCTTCTGCGACTTACACGCCCTTGGGCGTGACGATGACGCTGCGCCCAAGGTGGCGCGCGACCGCCCAAGGGTAATTCGACACCAACTCCCTTCTCGCAGAAGAACCCAGACCCATGACCATGCTCCGCGACCCTTCGGTCAAATATACCGCCTTCCCGCAGGTTCCCTTGGCGACCCGCGACTGGCCCAGCCGCGTCACCACCAAGGCGCCGATCTGGCTGTCGACCGACATGCGCGACGGCAATCAGGCGCTGATCGACCCGATGGATGCCGAAAAGAAGGCGCGCTTCTTCGATCTGCTCGTCCGCGTCGGCCTCAAGGAAATCGAGGTCGGCTTCCCCAGCGCCGGCGCCACCGAGTTCGACTTCATCTCGGGCCTCGTCCGCGACGGCCGCATCCCCGACGACGTCACCCCGCAG is drawn from Sphingopyxis sp. OPL5 and contains these coding sequences:
- a CDS encoding YceI family protein gives rise to the protein MRYALPLAAIAAIIAVPVIAQQSGPPGAPDKARVTAGTYAADPGHTMVVWEVDHFGFSKYTGLFGDVTGTLVIDPANPAASKVEVTIPVAKVTTASAGLTGHLLRAGKDGGKPDFFGAAPADAKFVSTRVVLDDDGDEAKVTGNLTLNGVTKPVTLDVDFHGAGTNPYNKKATVGFNAEATIKRSDFGIAFGIPAVSDAVDLEIHAAFEKQ
- a CDS encoding rhodanese-like domain-containing protein: MRKALLLAAILAASPALAQTNPLIDYPGFQALTAEVGPQRAERLLPFAAFKAEAAKSEVLLLDARSKDAFARGHIAGAVNLPFTDFTADSLAAVVGANPDRPILIYCNNNFSNNRAPVPTKARPLALNIQTFINLVGYGYANVWELGDVVDFDDPAVGWVKG